Genomic segment of Variovorax sp. OAS795:
CAATGCCGACATGGTGGAACCGGAAGAATCTGACCCGCAAGCCCTCGCGGCGCAAGCCGCGGAGTGGCGCCGGCGCGCACTTCGCGGGGACCGCCATGCACGCGGCATCGCCCACGCCCTCGAAGTCAAGGTGCGACGGCTTCGGGGCGCCGCGCCTCCCGCCAACCTTGACCTGGACACACGGCCTCTCGCGCCATGGGAGCCTGCGCGCCTGTGGTGGAGGCCCTGGCGGCGCGGCTGACCCGCGGCGGGTCCCGGCCCCGCACCAACAACCTACCCCGCGCATCGGCGCCGTCCGACAGGAGCAGGCCGGCCCGCGCGCACGCTGAAAGCGTCACGGGACAAACGCACGCGCCATGCGGTGCGCAGCAAAGGGGGATCATGAAGAACCGGACGGCTCACGAGGCGACCGTCACACTCAAGCTGCCATCCAGTGTGCAGGGCCGTGCACTGGTCGAGGCACTTCGACGTGGCGGCATTCCGGTCGATGCGCTGGGCAGCGTGGCTTCAGGCTATCTCTTCGTGCGAACCACCGGCCGCTTCGGCAAGCGGTCCAATACCTTTCGATGGTTTGCCGCCGACGGCAGCGAGGACCCGGTGGCATCGTTCGCTTCGCCCACAGCCGAAGAGAAGGTCGAAAACCAATCGACCGCCGCCAGCACGCCAGCGCTCATTCCTCCGCCCGCGCCACAGCGCTTGCCCACGCCGGTGAGCTACCTCAGGGTGTGGAAGGAACTCGAGCAGCGCGCACGCCGTGCGGAGGCCGAATTGCATGCGAAGCGCATCGCCTACTTCCGGGGGCTGGGGCCCGCGCCGGACACCGTCGACCGGGAACTCGTCAAGCGCGCGTGGGCCATTGCGACGCAGTGCCTCGCGGCTGCGAACGACGAGACGAGCTACCGCGATCCGGACGGCGAGCCGCTCGTGGATTTCATCGGGATGCCGGCCGGCGGAGTTCCCGAACCGTAGGACTTCTCCCCCGCCATTGACACTTCAACGCCATCACCGTACCGGGGCATGCTGCGCCATCAGCGCCGCGATCCAGTCGATGAACACACGCACCTTGGCGCTCACATGCCGGTTGGGCGGATACGCAACGTGGATGGGCATCGGGTCGAGTCGCCAATCCTCGAACAGCGGCACCAGTTCGCCGCGCGCCACCTGCGCCTGCGCCATGTAGTGCGGCAGCCAGAGCACGCCCAGGCCCGCGAGGCCGGCCGCGAGGTAGGCATTGCCGTCGTCGACCGCCAGCACGTAGCGGCCCTGCACCTCGATGCGCTCGCCACCCTCGCGGTGCAGGATGCAGGGCGTAACTTTTCCAGCGCGCGGCCAGTGGAAGCCCACGACCCGGTGGTGCGGGTGCTCCAACTCGCGCGGGTGCGCAGGCGAGCCCGCCCGCGCCAGGTAGGCCGGCGCCGCGTAGACCCCGAGCGGCAGGTCGCCCACGCGGCGCGCCATCAACGACGGGTCGGTGAGTTCGCCGCCCCGCACCACGCAGTCCACGTTCTCGCCGATCAGGTCGACCACGCGATCGCTCACGCCCATGTCGAACTGGATGTCGGGGTAGCGCGCATGGAATGTCGGCAGGGCCGGCACCAGGATGAAGCGCGCGAGCGGGCTGGGCACGTCCACGCGCAGCCGCCCCCTGGGCAGCGCCGACGCGCCCGAAAGGCTGGTTTCGGCGTCGTCCATGTCGCCCAGCAGGCGCACCACGCGCTCGTAGTAGGCCGCACCGTCGGCCGTGACGTTGACCTTGCGCGTGGTGCGGTTCAAAAGCCGAACGCGCAGGCGCGCTTCCAGCTGCTGCACCAGCTGCGTCACGCTGGTCTTGCTCATGTCCAGTGTCTCGGCAGCCTTGGTGAAGCTGCCCGTTTCCACCACGCGGGCAAACGCCTGCATCGCATCGAAACGGTCCATCTCTCGCTCCTGCCTCGAAGATTGTTTGGCCACCGCAAACAGTGATTATTGGCCTGGGCGGTTTATCTGCGGGATGCGAAACCCTAGAGTCCCTTCATCGCAATCACAGGGTCGGCTTCGGCCCGCACAGAAAGGTAGACCATGGCCAGCCGCGACGTCGTTTTTCCGCCCGGGCGCCGGGCGCTCTATGAAAGGAACCGCTATTCGCCGGCGATCCGGTCGAACGGCTTCCTCTTCGTTTCGGGCCAGGTCGGCAGCCGCGAGGACGGCTCACCCGAACCCGACCTGGAGGCGCAGGTCCACCTCGCATTCGGCAACCTGAACGCGGTCCTTGCGGCCGCGGGCTGCACCTTCGACGACGTGATCGACGTGACCGTCTTCATCGTCGATCCCGAATCCAAGTTCGAGAAGATCTGGCAGCTGGTGCCCGCCTATTGGGGCAACGCGCCGCACCCGACCCTGACGGGCGTCGGCGTGACGTGGCTCTATGGCTTCGACTTCGAGATCAAGGTGATTGCGAAGCTGCCGGAGGGTGCTTCGTGATGAAGTGCACAGCGTCGAGCCCCGCGATCCAGCTGCCCGGCAAGATCGATCCGGATGCCGGCAAGATACTCGGCATATTTCAATCACAGGTCCAAGACCAGGGAAAAGTTTGACACGCCGATTCAATGATCCTTCGAACAGGACGGGCTCAAGGGTGCTGATCTTGATGATGGTTGCCCTGGGTCTTGTACAGGGCTGTACGAAACCCGCCGACTCGATCATGAGCGACGAGGACTTCATGGCTCACTACAGGCAAACTTATCCCACAAACTACGCGGTCTATTTGGCCGCGCAAGATTTCTCCAACGAGCTCCACGGAAAAACCGCGCTTCGCATCAAGCCCGAGCTTCCAGACATCCGGGCCTTCTACGATACCTGCCCTGAAAAATTGACGGTCGATATCGGCTATCGAGGGCCGCTTGATCAGGCACCATTCGCCGGCGAGCGGAAGCCCGTCTTCATGGTGCATTGCATCGTCGAAGGCCAAGGCATGGAAGACAAGGTGCTGTGGTCCGCCAAGGTGCATTCCGTGCCGCCGCGCTACCCTTCGCGGCCCTGACCTCCGGGGACCCCCTCAACCGCGCCCCTGGATCATCTTCCAGCCGTTGCCCGACGGATCGCGAAAGCCCGCGTCCACGGTGCCGAAGCGTTCCACCGGCTCCTGCGTGAACTCCACTCCGCGCGCGCGCATGCGGTCGAAGGCCGCGCGGCAATCGGCCACGGTCAGCACCAGTGGCGGCATCGCGCCCTTCGCGACGATGGCGCGCACCGCCTCCGCCGTCGCCGCATCGAGCACGGGCGGTCCGGGCGTGAACAGCCCGAGCTGGAACGAAGGCTGCTCCGGATGCTGCACCGTGAGCCAGCGATAGTCGCCGTTCTTCACGTCGGTATGGACGCGAAAGCCCAGCTTCTCCACATAGAACGCCAGCGCCTCGTCCTGGTTGCGCACATACAAACCGACGACTTCAAT
This window contains:
- a CDS encoding LysR family transcriptional regulator — its product is MDRFDAMQAFARVVETGSFTKAAETLDMSKTSVTQLVQQLEARLRVRLLNRTTRKVNVTADGAAYYERVVRLLGDMDDAETSLSGASALPRGRLRVDVPSPLARFILVPALPTFHARYPDIQFDMGVSDRVVDLIGENVDCVVRGGELTDPSLMARRVGDLPLGVYAAPAYLARAGSPAHPRELEHPHHRVVGFHWPRAGKVTPCILHREGGERIEVQGRYVLAVDDGNAYLAAGLAGLGVLWLPHYMAQAQVARGELVPLFEDWRLDPMPIHVAYPPNRHVSAKVRVFIDWIAALMAQHAPVR
- a CDS encoding RidA family protein, translating into MASRDVVFPPGRRALYERNRYSPAIRSNGFLFVSGQVGSREDGSPEPDLEAQVHLAFGNLNAVLAAAGCTFDDVIDVTVFIVDPESKFEKIWQLVPAYWGNAPHPTLTGVGVTWLYGFDFEIKVIAKLPEGAS
- a CDS encoding VOC family protein, with the protein product MKEGIEVVGLYVRNQDEALAFYVEKLGFRVHTDVKNGDYRWLTVQHPEQPSFQLGLFTPGPPVLDAATAEAVRAIVAKGAMPPLVLTVADCRAAFDRMRARGVEFTQEPVERFGTVDAGFRDPSGNGWKMIQGRG